TCTCGTCCTGAATGTAAAAACAGCCGCGGCGGAACGCCTGGGTGTTGAAAGGATTACCCCGGCGCACCGTCACTCCTACCGGTGAGAGAGCCGAGGGCTCCACCTCGATCCCTTCGTCGATGAGGGTCTCCGCCAGCACCTCGCGGCCGCCGAGGTGACGGAAGGCCAGGAGCTGCAGGGGTTTGGGTCGGTTGTTGGCGACCAGCAGCTCGCGGGTACGAGTCTCTCCCAGCCGCTCCATCCAGCGCTCCACCAAGACGTCCGGGTGGCTGTACTCGATGGCAAGCCGGCGCACCGGATCCTGCTCCCGCACCGGCCACTCGTCAAGGGACGGGCTGCGGGCGATGCGCCGCAGCACCGCGTTGACGAAGCTGGCGGCGCCGCGGTGGGTCAGGCAGTGGGCTTGCTCCACCGCCTCGTGGACCGCCGCATGAGCGGGAATGCGGTCGAGGAAGAGAAGCTGGTAGACCGCCACCCTCAGGGGAGCGTGGAGCACGTCCTCGATGTCGTCGAAGCTGCGGCTGCTGGCGTCGGTGATCACCTGGTCGATGCGCCGCAGCCAGCGCAGGGTGCCGAAGACGAGCTCCCGCAGGAGCGCCTGATCGCGCTCGTCGTAGCGCTCCAGCACCGTCGCCAGGAAGGAGTCCGTAGGGGCCAGGGAGGCGAGGGTACGCTCCACCACCCAGGCCGCCGCAACGCGCACGTTGTCCTGGGGCGAGCGGCGGATGGTCATCCGCCGCCGACGCCCGGAATCACCGCCGCCGGCGTTGGAACGGCCGGGGCGGGCCGCGGGTACGCGTCGCCTCGCCATGATCTTGAGTCCTCTGCTGGCCATCAGCCGAAGCGCTGGCCCGGCTCCAGGCGCTCTCCATTGACGAATTGCCGGGCCGTCAGCGCCTTGCGCCCCGGGCGTTGCAGGGATCCCACACCGAGCACGGTGCCGCTGCCACAGCGCACCGCCATCCGGTCTCCCACCAGGCCGAGATAGGTACCCGGAGCGGCGGCCTCTCCTGAAGAGACACCTTCCGGTGCTTCCTCTCCGGACACTACGGAAGCTTCCAGGATTTTCACCGGCTGGTCTCCGAGGGTGGCGTGGAGACCGGGCCAGGGGGTGAAAGCGCGGGACCGCAACCACAGGTCCCGGGCGCTCGAATTCCAGTCGATGCGGCCGTCGTCCTTCTGGATGCGCGGAGCGTAGGAAGCCAGGGCCGAGTCCTGAGGAGTCGGCACCAGAGTCTCTTCTTCCAAGGCCTCGAGGGTGCGGATCATCAACTCGGCGCCGAGTTCCGCCAGCCGCAGCGACAGGGTCTCCGCCGTGTCGCTGTCGGCGATGGGGGTGGATTCTCGCAAGAGCACCGGTCCGGTGTCCAGGCCCTTCTCCATCACCATGGTGCACACCCCGGTGATGGCATCCCCAGCGGCCAGGGCCGCCTGGATGGGGGCGGCGCCGCGATGGGCGGGAAGCAGGGAGGCGTGGATGTTGATGCAGCCGTGCACGGGGAGCTCCAGCAAAGGCTTGGGGAAGATCTGTCCGAAGGCGATGACGATGGCCAGATCCGGCTTCAGCGCCGCCATCTGGTCGAGAAAATCCGGTGCCTTGACCTTCGGCGGTTGGAGCACCGGCAGGCCCAGCGTTTCCGCCCGCAGCGCCACCGGCGGCTGCTGCAACTTGCGCCCCCGGCCGGCGCGCCGCGGCGGCTGGGTGATCACCCTCAGCGGCCGCCGATCCGCCGCTACCAGGGCATCCAGGGTAGGCACCGCGAACTCGGGGGTTCCGAAGAAGAGAATGCGGTCCACGGCGGTCATGAGAGGACTCTAGCACGCGGCCCGGAGGGCTCTCAGACCTCCTGGGCGGCGTCGATCTCCTCGAAGAAGTCGGGTTTGACCAGCACATCCCGGGGCTTGCTGCCCTGGGGTGGCCCCAGCAGGCCGTCGCGCTCCATCATGTCGATGAGCCGGGCGGCCCGGGAGAAGCCCACCCGCATGCGCCGCTGGAGGAAGGAGGCCGAGGCCTGGCCCTCGGAAACCACCAGCCGGGCCGCCTCGTCGTAGAGCTCGTCGCCGTCGTCGTCGCCGCCGCCGGCACCGCTGCTGGAGCTGGAGCTGGTGTCCTTGAGCACCTCCGGATCGAGCTGGGGCTTGCCCTGCTTCTTGAGCCAGCGCACCAGACCGGCGGTCTCCGCCTCGGTGATGTAGGCGCCGTGGAGACGCACGGTGCGCGAGGTGCCCGGGGCCATGAACAACATGTCGCCCTTGCCCAGAAGCTTCTCCGATCCCACCTGGTCGAGGATGGTGCGGGAGTCGTGGCGGGTGGTGGTGGCGAAGGCCAGCCGGCAGGGGAAATTGGCCTTGATGGTGCCGGTGAGCACGTCCACTGACGGCCGCTGGGTAGCGATAATCAGGTGAATGCCCACCGCCCGCGCCATCTGCGCCAGCCGGGCAATACAGGTCTCCACCTCCGAGGAGGCCACCATCATCAGATCCGCCAGCTCGTCGATGATGATGACGTAATACGGCATGGGCTGGAGGTCCTCGGTCTGGACGTCCATCTCGTCGTCGTCGCTCAGAGCCAGCCGCTCCTGCACCTGGGGATCGCGGATCACCTGATTGTAATAGGCGATGGAGCGAACGTGCACCTCCGCCAGCAGGCGATAGCGGCGTTCCATCTCCCCCACCGCCCAGCGCAGGGCGTTGGCAGCCTTCTTGGGGTCCACCACCACCTCGGTCTTGAGGTGCGGGATGTCGGCGTAGACCCCCAGCTCCACTCGCTTGGGGTCGATGAAGATGAACTGCACGTCCTCGCGGCGGGATTTGTACAGGATCGAGGTGATCATGGACTGCAGGCCCACGGACTTACCGGCACCGGTGGCGCCGGCCACCAGCAGGTGGGGCATGGTCGCCAGGTCGGCGTAGTAGGGCTCGCCGCCGATGTCGGTGCCCAGGGCCATGGTCAGCACCGAGCCCGCCTTGTCGAATTCTTGACGTGCGATGAGACCGCCGAGGCGGATGATGGAGCGATCCTTGTTGGGCACCTCGATACCCAGGGTCGAGCGCCCGGGGATGCGGTCGATGCGCACCGCCTCCGCCTTGAGGGCCAGGGCCAAGTCGTCCTGGAGGTTGACGATCTGGCTGACCTTCACCCCCGGCGCCGGCTGGAACTCGTAGACCGTCACCACCGGCCCCGGGTGGATGCCCACCACGTTGCCCTCGACACCGAATTCCTGACAGCGGCTGCGAATGGCCTCACCGAGGCGGATCAGGGCGTCCTCGTCGACTTTGCTGCTGCCGTCTTCCATGCGCAGCAGATTGACCGGCGGCAGCGCCCCGTCGCCGTCCCCGGCGGGGAATTCGAAGCTCTTCTGCGGAACCCCGGAGGCGGAGCTCTTGGCGGGGCTCTTGCCGCCGGAGGCGCTGGCGGCAGGGGCCTTCACCGGCGGCGCCTCGTCGTCCCGGGTTGGCTCGCCCTTCACCCGGCGCACGGCGAAGCCGCCCGAGCCCTTGCGCTCGGTGACCCGCGGCGGCGGAGCCTCCACCGCCGGCACCGCCTCCTCCACCGCTTCTTCCAGCCGCTTGCGCTGCTTCTCCGCCACCCGCTCCATCTGCTTGGCCCGCTCGCGGCCCCGGGCTTCTTTGTCTCGCCGCTCCTTGCGCCGCTCCCAGGCCAGACGCACCGACTCCCAGCCACCGGCCAGGCGCTCCCGCAGCACCCCCAGGATGTCCGCCAGAGTGCTCTGCACCATCAGCGTCGCACCGATGA
The sequence above is a segment of the Acidobacteriota bacterium genome. Coding sequences within it:
- a CDS encoding transcription antitermination factor NusB, encoding MARRRVPAARPGRSNAGGGDSGRRRRMTIRRSPQDNVRVAAAWVVERTLASLAPTDSFLATVLERYDERDQALLRELVFGTLRWLRRIDQVITDASSRSFDDIEDVLHAPLRVAVYQLLFLDRIPAHAAVHEAVEQAHCLTHRGAASFVNAVLRRIARSPSLDEWPVREQDPVRRLAIEYSHPDVLVERWMERLGETRTRELLVANNRPKPLQLLAFRHLGGREVLAETLIDEGIEVEPSALSPVGVTVRRGNPFNTQAFRRGCFYIQDEISQIAALLPPPRAGERILDAAAAPGGKSFALKAQQPEVRLTLSDVSPARTFQLRSNLQRLGLDLPTLTANAKAFPAAGEPLFDRVVLDLPCCGTGTLRKNPELKWRISEREIGRLSRQGRRMMRAMAPLVKPGGLLVAITCSLEQEENEAVVERFLNKNSEFAPLPLEEVLEAPLVRWVAGPGFWRVLPGGDHDGFTVHVLQRRKTL
- the fmt gene encoding methionyl-tRNA formyltransferase is translated as MTAVDRILFFGTPEFAVPTLDALVAADRRPLRVITQPPRRAGRGRKLQQPPVALRAETLGLPVLQPPKVKAPDFLDQMAALKPDLAIVIAFGQIFPKPLLELPVHGCINIHASLLPAHRGAAPIQAALAAGDAITGVCTMVMEKGLDTGPVLLRESTPIADSDTAETLSLRLAELGAELMIRTLEALEEETLVPTPQDSALASYAPRIQKDDGRIDWNSSARDLWLRSRAFTPWPGLHATLGDQPVKILEASVVSGEEAPEGVSSGEAAAPGTYLGLVGDRMAVRCGSGTVLGVGSLQRPGRKALTARQFVNGERLEPGQRFG
- a CDS encoding DNA translocase FtsK 4TM domain-containing protein; protein product: MSAVITKSSPKSNAKSRSKSQKSSSKAAGKSKSSTGVVRLRLPKEKGNELFGLTLLTVSVLLGLALVSFHVNDPSVFHQPPFDDAPVRNWVGPVGAQVAAVLFNLFGITCLLAPALLMLAGWRRVRTQLHEHALGRGVGVLILLATLPAVLQQLLGAITWRGGELEAGGGFGTLIYQGLASQLSFVGTLVLLLAGVVIGATLMVQSTLADILGVLRERLAGGWESVRLAWERRKERRDKEARGRERAKQMERVAEKQRKRLEEAVEEAVPAVEAPPPRVTERKGSGGFAVRRVKGEPTRDDEAPPVKAPAASASGGKSPAKSSASGVPQKSFEFPAGDGDGALPPVNLLRMEDGSSKVDEDALIRLGEAIRSRCQEFGVEGNVVGIHPGPVVTVYEFQPAPGVKVSQIVNLQDDLALALKAEAVRIDRIPGRSTLGIEVPNKDRSIIRLGGLIARQEFDKAGSVLTMALGTDIGGEPYYADLATMPHLLVAGATGAGKSVGLQSMITSILYKSRREDVQFIFIDPKRVELGVYADIPHLKTEVVVDPKKAANALRWAVGEMERRYRLLAEVHVRSIAYYNQVIRDPQVQERLALSDDDEMDVQTEDLQPMPYYVIIIDELADLMMVASSEVETCIARLAQMARAVGIHLIIATQRPSVDVLTGTIKANFPCRLAFATTTRHDSRTILDQVGSEKLLGKGDMLFMAPGTSRTVRLHGAYITEAETAGLVRWLKKQGKPQLDPEVLKDTSSSSSSGAGGGDDDGDELYDEAARLVVSEGQASASFLQRRMRVGFSRAARLIDMMERDGLLGPPQGSKPRDVLVKPDFFEEIDAAQEV